In the bacterium genome, AAAGACAGGCGCAACGAACGTTACGTCAGGCAGATGGCTCCCGCCGCAGGACGGATCGTTAAGCATGACGATGTCGCCAGGGGCCATCGCTCCCTGGTCAATGGCCGCTCTCACAGAAGCCGGCATTGCGCCCAAATGCACAGGAATGTGCGCTGCTTGTGCGATCATCTCTCCATCACTGTCAAAGACCGCCGCCGAGAGGTCCCGTCGCTCCTTGATGTTCGCCGAAAACGCAGTCCGAACCAGCGACTCGCCCATCTCCTCCGCTACGGAAGAGAATAGGTTCCGAAAAACCTCCAGCGTGATTGGGTCGATCTTCGGCTTCATACAGAAGTTAGAATACCAGACGTTGGAACCATCAGTCGAGCAACGATGGTGCTCTTCACAAATGGTTCCGTCTTTGGCATTCTCGATAAGAGTGGTGCTCGTGAGACATAGGATCAATTGAGAGAAATGGGTGCAAATCATGATTGGGAAACTGGTGAGAGTGAACTTGCGGGAGGTCTGGCGGAACGAGGCCAAGCTAACAACTTGGCTAGCCGAAAACCTGGACTTGTTATCCGAACAGATCGGGATTGAACTGTCTCCGTTGGAGACAGAAAAGGCCGTTGGAACGCTCAGAGCAGATATCTTCGCCGAAGGTCCTAATGGTGAGACAGTTGTCATCGAGAACCAGTTGGAAAAGACAAACCACGACCATCTCGGCAAAATAGTGACGTATCTATCAAATCTTGACGCAAAGACAGCGATCTGGATAACGACGGAACCAAGAACAGAGCACAGAACTGCGATCAACTGGCTCAACGAGATCTCACCGAGTGACACCTCGTTCTATCTGGTCAAGGTTGAGGCGGTCACGATAGGAGGCTCGGAGCCTGCCCCGCTCTTGACGACGATATCCGGCCCAAGTCTTGAGGCGAAACAGATTGGTAGGCAGAAGGGCGCACTGGCTCAGACTCAGGTCAACAGAAGAGAATTCTGGGGTGGATTGCTCGAGAAGGCTAAGGCCAAGACGAAGCTTTACACTAACGTTAGGCCCCATAAGGACAACTGGTTGAATACCGGGGCCGGGAAGGCAGGTTTGTGGTGGTCCTTTGTCATCACTATGGATCGGGGCGTGGTCCAATTGAATATAGACCGTGGGCCGGACAAGAAAGATGAAACAGACAAGATATATGAACAGATTCAAAATGATCGAGAATCAATCGAAAAGACCTTTGGAGACAAACTTTCTTGGAACAGAATGGAAGGCCGGCTCGTCTGCCGGATAGAATCCTTCTCACAGATTGGCGGCCTGAGAGACGAAGAGAAGTGGGGCAAGATACAGGAAGACATGATTGACAGAATGGTGCGCCTCGAGAAAGCACTGAAACCATCGCTGGCAAAGATTCGCGGATGATTCTTCATGTTTTGCACGACCATTGTTTGCGGCAGACGAAGGCCAGACGAGACACTGCGCCGAGTTTGAAGGGGTAACGATGCCAGAAGTTTCCGGCCCACGGGATACTTGCGGTCGGGCGACAGGCGGGTTGATTCTGTCCGTGTTGCTCGCGGCCGCTGTAATCGCCATCGTCGTTTACTACATCACCGGTTCCGGGAGCTCACCCACTTCAGGCGGCGGGATAGACCCCTTTGAAATCGTGGACGAGACACGCGAGAGAGTGGCCCGGACGAACGAACAGAGAGAGCAGCTGGGCCAGTCGTTGCGGCAAGGTGCCGGGATGGGCCGCACGATGGCAGAAGACAGGGTCGCTAGGGGCGCTCTGGAGAATCAGGTTTCCAGGGCGCTGCGCGACTGCGGGGACATAGCAAGGGCGATAGAGTGCTTCCACAGGGATGTGTCCAAGTGGCCAGTCCAAAGCGCCGCCGACGAGGATGTGCGCATGGATTACCTGTATGGGAACGCGGGTCGGCTGCCCGAATTCGTCGCTAACGCGAAGGCTTCGTGGGGAGAGAGAGCGGGAAATCTACATTCATACCTGGTCTCCGACGGGCCCGAGAAAAAGGCCTGGTATGACTATTTCAAGGATACTTACGGCCGCTTCGATGGTTGGAAGGGGCCTTATCTACCTCGCGAGGCGCAGGACCCGTGGGGCCACGCTTACGTCGTTTCAGTCTCGGGCTTCCCCGGCGGCGCAAAGCCGAGCAATCACGTGTGGTGCCTCTCCGCGGGCCCAAACGGCATCGTCGAGACCCTCGCGTCGTCGAATCAAACGCTCGGCGACGATGTTGGTAAGATGATGGAATGAATATAGCACCTACAATCAATCTAGAGTCACTCCCCTAATATCGAGAGGTTTGACAACATGCGTGGCCAAGCCTATCGTAAGCGTCCTGTCTGCGCGTTGCTCAGGCGCATTTGGAGCACGAGATTGCGTTAGGGATTACTCAGTTTGGAGGGATGATGGTTCGGGCAACAGTTGGGATCATAGGTGGTAGCGGGCTCTACAAGATGGAGGGTCTGACTGACGTCGAGCGGGTCAAAGTGAGCACGCCATTCGGCAAGCCCTCCGACGAGCTGGTCTTGGGGACCCTCGAAGGCGTCAGGGTGGCGTTT is a window encoding:
- a CDS encoding DUF4268 domain-containing protein is translated as MNLREVWRNEAKLTTWLAENLDLLSEQIGIELSPLETEKAVGTLRADIFAEGPNGETVVIENQLEKTNHDHLGKIVTYLSNLDAKTAIWITTEPRTEHRTAINWLNEISPSDTSFYLVKVEAVTIGGSEPAPLLTTISGPSLEAKQIGRQKGALAQTQVNRREFWGGLLEKAKAKTKLYTNVRPHKDNWLNTGAGKAGLWWSFVITMDRGVVQLNIDRGPDKKDETDKIYEQIQNDRESIEKTFGDKLSWNRMEGRLVCRIESFSQIGGLRDEEKWGKIQEDMIDRMVRLEKALKPSLAKIRG